In Candidatus Eremiobacterota bacterium, a genomic segment contains:
- a CDS encoding DUF2950 domain-containing protein: MNNKGSLHLLTALVITVALCGALGYLSSEAAYAAGQKVFGTPEEAAKALIEACKVNDRAALMELFGDSARDMVITSDEALEKAWRREFYDWALEAQKLEKKQDGKIVVIVGVKEWPFPIPLIKDGQGWCFDTASGRVEILNRRVGMDELKAISACRAYVKAQKQYADKDRNGDDVLEYAQKIGSSPGKKDGLYWPDEKDAELSPLGPLVAEAGDYGKARKQGDPYYGYYFRILNGQGDKAAGGAYDYLINGHMLAGFALLAYPAAYRSSGVMTFMVNSNGRVYQKDLGADTAGTAGAMEKYNPDSTWKLVEEE; the protein is encoded by the coding sequence ATGAATAACAAAGGAAGCTTACACCTCTTGACGGCACTGGTGATTACTGTGGCACTCTGCGGGGCCCTGGGGTATCTCTCTTCCGAAGCGGCATATGCCGCGGGCCAGAAGGTCTTCGGCACCCCTGAAGAGGCGGCAAAAGCCCTCATCGAGGCCTGCAAGGTGAATGACCGGGCCGCTCTCATGGAACTATTCGGCGACAGCGCCAGGGATATGGTCATCACCTCCGACGAGGCTCTGGAGAAAGCATGGCGCAGGGAGTTCTATGACTGGGCGCTGGAGGCGCAGAAACTGGAAAAAAAGCAGGATGGAAAGATTGTGGTAATCGTGGGAGTGAAAGAATGGCCCTTCCCCATACCGCTTATCAAGGATGGGCAGGGCTGGTGTTTTGATACCGCGTCGGGAAGGGTTGAGATCCTCAACCGCCGTGTGGGAATGGATGAACTGAAGGCAATCAGCGCCTGCCGCGCCTATGTGAAAGCCCAGAAACAGTATGCCGACAAAGACCGAAACGGCGACGACGTCCTTGAGTATGCCCAGAAAATAGGGAGCTCTCCCGGCAAAAAGGACGGCCTTTACTGGCCCGATGAAAAGGACGCGGAGCTGAGCCCCCTTGGCCCCCTGGTTGCGGAAGCTGGAGATTACGGGAAGGCAAGGAAGCAGGGTGATCCCTACTATGGTTATTATTTCAGGATACTCAACGGCCAGGGCGACAAGGCTGCCGGCGGTGCCTATGATTATCTCATAAACGGCCATATGCTGGCCGGCTTTGCCCTGCTGGCCTATCCTGCCGCTTATCGCTCCTCGGGAGTGATGACCTTCATGGTCAACTCCAACGGCAGGGTCTATCAGAAAGACCTGGGGGCCGACACTGCAGGGACAGCAGGCGCCATGGAGAAGTATAATCCTGACAGTACCTGGAAGCTCGTGGAAGAAGAATAG
- a CDS encoding ATP-binding protein, translating into MKESPPPVPFEEPEVRLRFEALLADLSAHFINLPPDRVDGEIGEAQRRVCEFLRVDLSAVWQWSDDPQSLTLTHLYRPLGGPPLPEPADSREMFPWCMQRLRAGKIIAVSVENLPPEAAIDQAQWRQFGIKTSLTFPLAPGGGPLIGALSFNDMQTDRNWSEVLMRRLELVAQIFANALARKRSDELLRESQERLSLATESAGVGLWSMELLTSRVWVTSKTRRLFNFTPDEELSYESFFRVIHPDDHDAVHRSIQQAMDTNTGLFIEYRIIVPDGSIRWVSSRGHPRSIGEGKPDRLMGVSVDITGRRRAEMEAQALREELFHVTRVTTLGLLTASIAHEVNQPLAAILINAEAALRLLARETPDLPEVRDALRDIVDDDRRAVEVILRLRGMLKKEEPKREPLDLNSTIHQVVTIVSGEAAMQGFSIRLELEDRLPELMGDSIQIQQIILNLLHNATEAMTGIQVGPKEIVIRTGVSNPGFAAISVSDSGAGIAEADLERIFGSFYTTKPHGMGMGLAVSRSIAEAHGGRLWASRNPGRGATFHLSLPTA; encoded by the coding sequence GTGAAGGAAAGCCCGCCGCCTGTTCCCTTTGAAGAGCCCGAAGTCCGGCTGCGCTTCGAGGCGCTGCTCGCCGATCTTTCTGCGCATTTCATCAATCTGCCCCCCGACCGGGTGGACGGCGAGATAGGAGAAGCACAGCGCCGCGTCTGCGAATTCCTGAGGGTCGATCTCTCCGCTGTCTGGCAGTGGAGCGATGACCCGCAGTCTCTCACGCTGACCCACCTCTATCGCCCCCTTGGAGGCCCGCCTCTTCCCGAGCCTGCCGATTCCCGGGAGATGTTCCCCTGGTGCATGCAGCGATTGCGGGCCGGCAAGATTATTGCCGTTTCAGTGGAGAATCTGCCGCCTGAGGCTGCCATCGATCAGGCGCAATGGCGCCAATTCGGTATTAAGACCTCCCTGACCTTCCCGCTCGCGCCGGGGGGAGGCCCGCTCATTGGCGCCCTGTCCTTCAATGACATGCAGACAGATCGTAACTGGTCCGAGGTGCTCATGCGACGGCTCGAGCTCGTGGCGCAGATCTTCGCCAACGCCCTGGCCAGGAAACGCTCCGACGAGCTGCTGCGGGAGAGCCAGGAGCGCCTGAGCCTTGCGACCGAGTCGGCGGGAGTGGGCCTGTGGAGCATGGAGCTGTTGACCAGCCGGGTGTGGGTCACCTCAAAGACCCGCCGGCTTTTCAATTTCACTCCCGATGAAGAGCTGAGCTATGAGAGCTTCTTCAGAGTGATTCATCCCGATGATCATGATGCAGTCCACCGTTCTATACAGCAGGCCATGGACACAAATACGGGGCTCTTCATTGAATACCGCATCATAGTCCCTGACGGGAGCATCCGCTGGGTCTCCTCCCGGGGGCATCCGCGGAGCATCGGTGAGGGAAAGCCTGACCGGCTGATGGGCGTTTCTGTTGACATCACCGGGCGAAGGCGGGCGGAAATGGAAGCGCAGGCCCTCAGAGAGGAGCTTTTCCATGTCACCCGTGTCACGACGCTGGGACTGCTGACCGCCTCCATCGCCCACGAGGTCAATCAGCCTCTGGCCGCTATCCTCATTAACGCCGAAGCGGCGCTGCGGCTGCTGGCCAGGGAGACGCCCGATCTGCCGGAGGTCCGTGATGCCCTCCGTGACATTGTCGATGACGACAGGCGGGCCGTTGAAGTAATTCTCCGGCTCCGGGGGATGCTGAAGAAAGAGGAGCCGAAAAGGGAGCCCCTGGACCTGAACAGCACCATCCACCAGGTCGTCACGATTGTGTCCGGCGAGGCAGCAATGCAGGGATTCTCCATCCGGCTTGAACTGGAGGACCGGCTCCCGGAACTGATGGGTGATTCCATCCAGATCCAGCAGATTATCCTGAACCTGCTCCACAACGCCACTGAAGCAATGACCGGCATCCAGGTCGGCCCGAAGGAGATCGTCATCCGGACCGGGGTCAGCAACCCCGGCTTTGCCGCCATCTCCGTTTCCGATTCAGGAGCAGGGATTGCTGAGGCCGATCTTGAGCGCATCTTCGGGTCATTCTATACCACCAAGCCTCATGGCATGGGAATGGGGCTCGCCGTCAGCCGCTCCATCGCCGAGGCACACGGCGGCCGCCTGTGGGCCTCGCGAAATCCCGGCAGGGGAGCAACCTTTCATCTCAGCCTTCCCACCGCGTAA
- a CDS encoding anaerobic sulfatase maturase: protein MAKPTGSECNLNCAYCFFLKKAGLYPGSDFRMADKVHEAYIRQLMEAHHVPQVTVAWQGGEPTLRGLDFYRRSVELQKKYQKPGTHIENSFQTNGILIDDEWCSFFHENNFLVGLSLDGPAALHDFYRKDKGGQGTFERVVRSLRLLQKHKVEFNILCTVNSKNADHPLEVYRFFRDELGARYIQLIPIVERDSQSGLQEGSKVTDRSVRADQFGRFLIEIFDEWVRRDVGRSFILLFDGALAGWLGMAGTVCIFGPTCGEGVALEHNGDLYCCDHFVEPGHLLGNIMEKHLAELAASGQQQKFGQDKRDTLPRYCRACEFIHICNGECPKNRFIETPDGQPGLNYLCEGYKAFFTHADRPMKIMAGLLRRGRMAEEVMEIMRADKH from the coding sequence ATGGCTAAGCCCACGGGTTCAGAGTGCAACCTGAACTGCGCTTACTGTTTCTTTCTGAAAAAAGCAGGGCTTTATCCCGGCAGCGATTTCCGCATGGCGGACAAGGTTCACGAAGCCTACATCCGGCAGCTCATGGAAGCCCACCATGTGCCGCAGGTGACCGTGGCGTGGCAGGGCGGCGAGCCGACGCTGAGGGGGCTGGATTTCTACCGGCGCTCCGTGGAGCTCCAGAAAAAGTACCAGAAACCAGGCACCCATATTGAAAACTCTTTCCAGACCAACGGCATTCTCATTGACGACGAGTGGTGCAGTTTTTTTCATGAGAATAATTTCCTTGTCGGCCTGAGCCTCGACGGGCCTGCCGCCCTTCATGACTTCTACCGGAAAGACAAAGGAGGCCAGGGAACCTTCGAAAGGGTTGTGCGCTCGCTCAGGCTTCTCCAGAAGCATAAGGTGGAGTTCAATATCCTCTGCACCGTCAACTCGAAAAATGCCGATCATCCGCTGGAGGTGTACCGCTTCTTCAGGGATGAGCTCGGGGCCCGGTATATACAGCTCATTCCCATTGTGGAGCGTGACAGCCAGTCGGGACTTCAGGAAGGAAGCAAGGTTACCGACAGGTCGGTCCGTGCCGATCAGTTCGGACGCTTCCTTATAGAGATATTCGATGAATGGGTACGGCGCGATGTCGGCAGGAGCTTTATCCTCCTCTTCGACGGCGCCCTGGCCGGCTGGCTGGGGATGGCGGGGACCGTGTGCATCTTCGGTCCCACATGCGGCGAGGGCGTGGCCCTGGAGCATAATGGTGATCTTTACTGCTGTGACCATTTTGTCGAGCCGGGGCATCTGCTGGGCAATATAATGGAGAAGCATCTGGCCGAGCTTGCCGCATCCGGGCAGCAGCAAAAATTCGGGCAGGATAAGCGGGACACGCTGCCGCGGTATTGCCGCGCCTGTGAATTCATCCATATCTGCAACGGAGAGTGTCCCAAGAACCGCTTCATCGAAACACCCGACGGGCAGCCGGGCCTCAACTACCTCTGTGAAGGGTATAAAGCATTCTTCACGCATGCCGACCGCCCTATGAAGATTATGGCGGGACTGCTCCGGAGAGGCAGGATGGCCGAGGAAGTCATGGAGATAATGAGAGCCGATAAGCACTGA
- a CDS encoding response regulator encodes MKDASHPIFIVDDDDSVRRSLSRLIRSADMTPHAFASAEQFLEAVPLESEGCLILDICMPEMSGFELQGKLLASGSPLRIIFISAFQKPGDGERALKNGAHGFLHKPFSEQELMTLITSSCDPPEITRWEG; translated from the coding sequence ATGAAAGACGCTTCGCACCCGATATTCATTGTTGATGACGATGACTCTGTCCGCCGGTCACTTTCACGGCTCATCCGATCGGCGGATATGACTCCCCATGCCTTTGCTTCGGCCGAGCAGTTCCTCGAGGCAGTCCCGCTTGAAAGTGAAGGATGCCTTATTCTGGATATATGCATGCCGGAGATGAGTGGCTTTGAGCTACAGGGAAAGCTTCTGGCATCGGGATCGCCTCTGCGCATCATCTTCATAAGCGCTTTCCAGAAGCCCGGGGATGGTGAGCGTGCCCTCAAAAATGGTGCCCATGGATTTCTCCACAAGCCCTTTTCAGAACAAGAGCTCATGACCCTCATCACGAGCTCTTGTGACCCGCCAGAGATTACGCGGTGGGAAGGCTGA
- a CDS encoding ATP-binding protein, protein MPEFLKYGDPAALKRLYEDIIYRDIAARHEIRDIRALRELGLYFFSTMGNLFNFNRLKGFLGVGSVNTVKSYTQHFEDAFLLFTVKGFSSSLKHQFITPRKIYCVDNGINNAVSFRFSKDRGRFVENIVAVELKRRGKEIYYYRTAKNREVDFAIREAERITALIQVSTDMSKSTTREREILALSDAMDEIKLKHALLLTEDEETTLTLDRKLVTVKPLYRWLLEKEKRS, encoded by the coding sequence ATGCCCGAGTTCCTGAAATACGGAGACCCGGCAGCACTGAAAAGGCTCTATGAGGATATTATCTACAGGGACATCGCAGCACGTCATGAAATCAGAGATATAAGGGCGCTCCGCGAACTGGGCCTTTACTTTTTCAGCACTATGGGAAATCTTTTTAATTTCAACAGATTGAAGGGCTTCCTTGGAGTGGGAAGTGTGAATACCGTCAAGAGCTATACCCAGCATTTTGAGGATGCCTTTCTGCTGTTCACCGTAAAAGGCTTTTCCTCTTCCCTTAAACACCAGTTCATAACTCCGAGAAAAATATACTGCGTGGATAACGGAATCAATAATGCCGTTTCCTTCAGGTTCTCGAAAGACAGGGGAAGATTTGTGGAGAACATTGTTGCAGTAGAACTCAAGAGGAGAGGCAAGGAGATTTACTATTACAGAACGGCCAAAAACCGCGAAGTGGATTTTGCCATCCGGGAAGCGGAGAGAATAACAGCCCTCATCCAGGTAAGTACTGATATGAGCAAATCGACCACAAGGGAACGTGAAATCCTAGCCCTCTCTGATGCGATGGATGAAATCAAGCTCAAGCACGCTTTATTGTTGACCGAAGATGAGGAAACCACTCTTACACTTGACCGCAAGCTGGTGACAGTGAAGCCTCTCTATCGATGGCTTCTGGAAAAGGAGAAAAGATCATGA
- a CDS encoding FAD-dependent oxidoreductase, with product MKVIIVGGVAGGASCAARLRRLDEKAEILMVERGPYVSYANCGLPYHVGGVIEKESSLLVADEKKFRDQFAIDVRTRCEVVGISAEKKTVELKNHMTGAVTTEHYDKLVLSPGAAPIRPPLPGIDLPGIFSVRTVPDAREIREWIERGSGDLTESSSQSGFKPLDKAKRAVVVGGGYIGLEMAENLVHRGLEVTLVEMLDQVMAPLDPECARLVERHVEKHGVRVALNDGVAGFRQTADGSLEVLTKSGKVYPADIVILAIGVRPETALAKMAGIRLGERGGIRVDEHMCTSNPDIFGVGDAVEVKDFVTGQWSLIALAGPANRQGRIAADVICGRDSRFRGTQGTSVIGVFGATVASTGASEKLLKKLGDKDYEKIYLFPNSHAGYYPGARMIAMKVIFRKSDGRLLGAQALGEDGVEKRIDAIAMMIQMGCTVYDLEEAELCYAPPFGSAKDPVNFAGMIAADVLRGDMPLCHWSSVDGGFLLDVRNPEELAVESVPGSLSIPLPELRSRLEELPRDREILVICRSAQRAYYATRILLQNGFKARNISGGMLSRSILLPPDHKTDHHQ from the coding sequence ATGAAGGTAATCATTGTGGGCGGGGTGGCCGGCGGCGCGTCGTGCGCGGCGCGCCTGCGCAGGCTCGATGAAAAAGCGGAAATCCTCATGGTGGAGCGCGGCCCCTATGTGTCGTATGCGAACTGCGGGCTTCCCTACCATGTGGGCGGGGTGATTGAAAAAGAGTCGAGCCTCCTCGTCGCCGATGAAAAGAAGTTTCGCGATCAATTTGCCATCGATGTGCGGACGCGCTGTGAGGTCGTCGGTATCTCGGCTGAAAAGAAAACCGTGGAGCTGAAGAATCATATGACCGGTGCGGTGACCACCGAGCACTACGACAAGCTCGTGCTGTCACCCGGGGCGGCTCCGATCCGCCCGCCCCTGCCCGGAATTGATCTTCCGGGGATCTTTTCGGTGAGGACCGTGCCCGATGCGAGGGAGATCCGTGAGTGGATTGAGCGAGGCTCAGGTGATCTCACTGAGTCGAGCTCGCAGTCAGGATTCAAGCCCCTGGACAAAGCGAAGCGCGCGGTGGTCGTAGGCGGCGGCTACATCGGCCTCGAGATGGCGGAAAACCTGGTCCATCGCGGCCTCGAAGTGACGCTGGTCGAGATGCTCGACCAGGTCATGGCCCCCCTCGATCCTGAATGCGCCCGCCTCGTCGAGCGCCATGTGGAGAAGCACGGTGTCCGCGTCGCACTCAATGACGGGGTGGCAGGATTCAGGCAGACTGCAGACGGCTCCCTCGAAGTTCTGACGAAATCCGGCAAGGTCTATCCGGCCGATATCGTGATCCTTGCAATCGGCGTGCGTCCCGAGACCGCGCTTGCGAAGATGGCCGGGATCAGGCTCGGTGAGCGCGGGGGGATCCGCGTGGACGAGCACATGTGCACGAGCAACCCTGATATTTTCGGCGTAGGCGACGCGGTGGAAGTGAAAGATTTCGTCACCGGCCAATGGTCTCTCATCGCCCTCGCAGGGCCCGCGAACCGGCAGGGCCGGATTGCCGCAGATGTGATATGCGGCCGCGATTCCCGCTTCCGCGGCACCCAGGGCACCTCGGTCATCGGGGTCTTCGGGGCCACCGTCGCCTCGACGGGCGCCAGCGAAAAGCTCCTCAAAAAGCTTGGCGACAAGGATTACGAAAAAATCTACCTCTTCCCGAATTCCCACGCGGGGTATTACCCGGGCGCCAGGATGATCGCGATGAAAGTCATATTCCGGAAATCCGACGGCCGTCTCCTCGGGGCGCAGGCGCTCGGAGAGGATGGCGTTGAGAAGCGTATAGATGCCATTGCCATGATGATCCAGATGGGCTGCACCGTGTACGACCTTGAAGAAGCGGAGCTTTGCTATGCTCCCCCCTTCGGAAGCGCCAAGGATCCCGTCAACTTTGCGGGGATGATCGCAGCCGACGTCCTCCGGGGCGACATGCCCCTCTGTCACTGGAGCTCTGTGGACGGCGGGTTTCTCCTCGATGTGCGCAATCCCGAGGAGCTCGCCGTAGAGTCTGTTCCGGGCTCCCTCAGCATCCCGCTGCCGGAGCTCCGCTCGCGCCTGGAAGAGCTCCCCCGTGACCGCGAGATCCTGGTTATCTGCCGCTCCGCGCAGCGGGCCTACTATGCGACGCGCATCCTGCTGCAAAACGGGTTCAAAGCCCGAAACATCTCAGGAGGCATGCTGTCACGCTCTATCCTTCTACCACCCGATCACAAAACAGATCATCACCAGTAA